The DNA sequence GAGATAACTGTGGATTTAGTTTGGTTACAGTGAAACTACACAGACCAGCACTGTGTTATCTGTTTGTGATGGTGTTTAATAAGCTGAAACTGTTCATGCAGAAAAATTAATATCCTGCTTTTCCTACTGCCTAATGTTTACCCTTTAATTGTAACACCTAATGCATTTTGACCAGTAGGAATAGTCAGTGTAAGGTGAGGGCATGGCTCCTAATTTCCTTTAACAGTAACattatacaataataataataatacaaatactATTTTGATGAGCAATTGGTTAATGGTGCCATTTTTAATTGCAAAAAATGCCTAATATTAACAGATTTCAGCTTCTTATTTAAGAAGTAttgattcttttctttgtcttatgtGATTATAAACTACATACGTTTGAGTTTTAGACTTTAAGTTAGACAAAACAGGCATTTGAAGACATCAGCATAGCCTGTAGGTAACAGCTATTTTGTGGTCTTATGAAggtcacagacacaaaaaatgtaacttaaaatgtttgctttatTCACCTGCACTTATCTACTAGGTTACGTTTAAACATATGTAAGTCACAACTTAATTGGTGAGGGTGACATTTCAGTTTAATAGTACTGAAAGCAAAAAAGTGGTCTGTCGACTAAAGATATCCTATTATAAATACTAAGATAGTGATACTGGAAAAGTGTAGGTTCTAGTTAAAAGTCATAGTCATCAGCTATATTTTGATATAAGATTTGAAAGTCTGTGATGAGTTATTGTCGCTgactaaaacagtttcatgaaTAAGTTGGGTCAAATGTGAGCGGAGCTGTTTGGCACATGTGCAGACCAgctgtaaaagtaaaagttgtAACTGTATTTTATGAGattaacacacaaaacaatctatttattcttaattttttatataattgtTATGAAAGGTCGATGGATGAAAGTAATTCGGCATCTTTAatgataaatagataaaaaggGCAGATGTTCAATTAAATTCATGTTGTCTGGCTCTTGTTTGAAttaaatgttcacattttttctcttGGTTGCTTCATTTTGTTGTAACTACAGCATTTTAACATTGTGCCAACCCTCCCTGTGTTGGGGCTGATTGGCACAATGCACAACATGACTGTAATCACAAATAATCTACTGTTTGAAAACATTTGtgtacattaaaacacatttatttatagcTGAGATCTTAAGTTTTTATTTGCTGCTGGTTATAACGCTCTAACATAAATTGTGAGCTGGAAATACGGCAGAGTGAAAAGTGTGCCAACAAACCCTGGTCTGGgtgtaataatgaaaataatatttagttTCAGCCCTACAAAGAGTTAAATCATACATTCTAAGCCTTTTCACTACAGGACTGTTGTATTGCTTTGCCTCATATCACACAGGTGTCCGTGTTATTCTATAAGCTATCTGTAAATTAGGTTTTAATACTGTGTCTACTCATTTTTTGGCAGACTCAACCCCCACAACCAACAGAGGTGCGGTTTCCGTCGGGAAGCCAAAAGGTCAGACACAAAGAAAGGAAATGTCACCCAAGAAACAAAAGCCTCACCCTCTGAGGCTGGCACACCAGgtcccccacctccacccccacaTCGACCTCCTCCCAAAGCCCCCAGGCCAACACTTTTCAAACCGCTGATGTTCACAGTGGGGGTAGGTCCCTTTAATTTATCTGCTACAATGAGAACAATGCATGCAGCGCTGAGGATTGGGACAGTATGGTGCCGTTGGTTGTTGTCTGACTCCATGTCAGTTTACAGGCTGCTCCTTTGGCGCCGCAGCCATTCTGCAATATGAGAGCCTGAAGTCACGAGTTCAGACTGCAAGAGATGAAGAGGAGTCGGAAAAGCTGTTACAGGTGAGGTTTTACAGCTGGCTGTCTCCTCCCTTGCTGTCAACATAAAACCATTGTTACAGTGATTCAGTGAACCATTCATATGTTCCCAGGGGTCTAAAGACATGGCGTACTGGCATGACTGGTGGAACCAGCTGTCAAGCTTCCAGCGACAGGTCATCCTCCTCATGTCCACGGTGGATGACTTCTGGAGCAGCCTCACAGAGGGACAAAGGACTGTCACCGGTAACTTATTCTGCAGACCCACGCTCATTTTGTCGCTGTGTTTCTTCAGATGGCTTCACACACTTCCTTATTACTGTTTTCCAGGCATCATCGCAGTGAATGCTGTCGTCCTGTGCTGCTGGCGGATCCCCTCAATGCAGAGAAGCATGATTAAGTACTTCACATCCAACCCAGCCTCCAGTGAGTGTGCAtgttctttaaataaataataatttcatgaatgagacccaatgattttcttccatgtgcaaatttgcagctGGATCCACTCGACATATGGTCAAGTTCTCCAATTTTCTGTCCCCCACCAGAAACACGGTGCCTTCCCATGGTTCTGTCCTCCTTCAGCCACTACTCCATTATCCACATGGTGGCGAACATGTATGTCCTGTGGACATTCTCGTCAGGAATCGTCTCTCTCTTGGGGAGGGAGCAGTTTCTTGCAGTCTatctgtctgctggtgagtcaaaGAATCTGATTAGGTTCAGCTTTCAGTGACTAAGTTTAAGAGTGATATCTCAGTccttatgtgtattttcaggtgTGATTTCCACTATGGTCAGCTACATGTGTAAAACTGCCACTGGGCGACTTCATCCATCATTAGGAGCGGTAAGTTATTTGCTACAGTCTTCATACAGCTTAATGACAGGAGTGCAGTAGTCCTAATGTTTCCACCTGTCCTGTGTTTGATCCACAGTCAGGTGCCGTCATGGCGGTGCTGGCCGCAGTCTGTGCGAAGGTGCCAGAGGCCAAACTTGGCATAATCTTCCTCCCCATGATCACCTTCACAGCAGGAACTGTAAGTGATGCACAGTATATAcatcagggtgtgtgtgtgtttgtgtgcacttcCTGCCTTGTTATGTAGAAACACACCTCTAAAGTGTAAGGTGAATTAAATAGTTTGGTAATTAATACATGTCACAGGTTATGACATTGCCGTGTTGTGTTTTCGCTGCAGGAAAGAGATGTAAATCTGTGCATGAGCGAAACCGACAAAGTGTTTGAGTGAATGTGTAAGTATGCATGTCTGAATGCATGGTAGTGAGAAAGTTGTTGTTGGTTTAGTGTTTAGTGCAGCACATTGTGTGGAACGTCAGGTTCCTGTCATTGGTCTGCCTTTAGGCTCTGAAAGCGCTCGTTGCCGTAGATACAGCAGGACTCATACTGGGATGGCGGCTGTTTGACCACGCGGCTCACCTTGGAGGAGCTCTCTTTGGAGTGTGAGTGGCCAATgttcctttaaattaaaaagaataaTTGAGTGTATTTATGGCTTTCGTAAACAACGAAGATGCAGAAACTCTATGGATAATGTATAAATGATGGGCGACAGCcaataatacacacatacaagtGTTTTAACCCTTTAAGAGCTGAGCAAATTGACCTGATTCCTTTAAAGAACGCAAGACAAAGGCAATGATCAACTTAACAAGAAATAACAAATGATCtttgtaataaattattttCCGTAATGAATTTTAAAACTACAATTATAACagttataaatacattttgggggggattttttttttcctatttttatttttaattttccaaGAATTTCCCCcctcttt is a window from the Epinephelus fuscoguttatus linkage group LG15, E.fuscoguttatus.final_Chr_v1 genome containing:
- the parla gene encoding presenilins-associated rhomboid-like protein, mitochondrial, with product MAWRGCVTKWAKTEFTRCTNTTLRSCRLNPHNQQRCGFRREAKRSDTKKGNVTQETKASPSEAGTPGPPPPPPHRPPPKAPRPTLFKPLMFTVGFTGCSFGAAAILQYESLKSRVQTARDEEESEKLLQGSKDMAYWHDWWNQLSSFQRQVILLMSTVDDFWSSLTEGQRTVTGIIAVNAVVLCCWRIPSMQRSMIKYFTSNPASKTRCLPMVLSSFSHYSIIHMVANMYVLWTFSSGIVSLLGREQFLAVYLSAGVISTMVSYMCKTATGRLHPSLGASGAVMAVLAAVCAKVPEAKLGIIFLPMITFTAGTALKALVAVDTAGLILGWRLFDHAAHLGGALFGVWYVAYGHKLIWRKREPLVKMWHDMRSPGGPGGPGGSKPGGGPGVSGGNGGPGPH